Proteins encoded together in one Papio anubis isolate 15944 chromosome 3, Panubis1.0, whole genome shotgun sequence window:
- the CXCL13 gene encoding C-X-C motif chemokine 13 → MKFISASLLLMLLVSSLSPVQGVLEVYYTHLRCRCVQESSVFIPRRFIDRIQISPRGNGCPRKEIIVWKKNKSVVCVDPQAEWIQRIMQMLRKKSSSTPPVPVFKRKIP, encoded by the exons ATGAAGTTCATCTCGGCATCTCTGCTTCTCATGCTGCTGGTCAGCAGCCTCTCTCCAGTCCAAG GTGTTCTAGAGGTCTATTACACACACTTGAGGTGTAGATGTGTCCAAGAGAGCTCAGTCTTTATCCCCAGACGCTTCATTGATCGAATTCAAATCTCGCCTCGTGGGAATGGTTGTCCAAGGAAAGAAATCAT aGTCTGGAAGAAGAACAAGTCAGTTGTGTGTGTGGACCCTCAAGCTGAATGGATACAGAGAATAATGCAAATGTTGAGAAA GAAAAGTTCTTCAACTCCACCAGTTCCAGTGTTTAAGAGAAAGATTCCCTGA